A genomic window from Uranotaenia lowii strain MFRU-FL unplaced genomic scaffold, ASM2978415v1 HiC_scaffold_575, whole genome shotgun sequence includes:
- the LOC129760328 gene encoding uncharacterized protein LOC129760328 — translation MGDNPPVWGGRSNPPANRNLRTLPNWMDPRGEFGDVIFLCLKPNSPAKLPKNPFIISLSIEKAAGKIEGGNPTDGGENYLLKVRNPSQVNLITKIDRLIDGTPITIELHPTLNTCQCVVSCGDVDGLSDQDLQKYLHDQGVVKVYRFVRKSAGKTTPTNSMVLTVNGSVPPPFIYFGFLRVATRPYYPRPLMCYKCGQYGHSKNRCKNDPICIDCGTNCEQDECPNPPQCINCGGNHSAINRLCPIYKQEQAIVRLKVDLGLSQSEATKEYRKQMKQHHEAKQLTQSSTIENDNRIRELEILVSQLQSELAKHRASDNESTLIGDTTTQASEDSGSDLESPMMTPRKNNITSTPKRSRQNSSIDSPSESTYTTHKKKPNPFLAPSTSVHPRVRKLPPPKSPPISLSNGTPVA, via the exons ATGGGGGATAATCCCCCCGTGTGGGGCGGGAGGTCCAACCCGCCAGCGAACAGGAACCTGAGAACATTACCAAACTGGATGGATCCCCGAGGAGAGTTCGGTGATGTTATTTTTCTTTGTCTGAAACCAAACAGCCCcgcaaaattgccaaaaaatccTTTCATCATATCTTTATCAATCGAGAAAGCTGCCGGAAAAATTGAAGGGGGAAATCCTACCGATGGTGGGGAAAACTACCTTCTCAAGGTTCGAAATCCGTCTCAGGTCAACCTGATTACAAAAATCGATAGACTCATCGACGGTACACCGATCACAATCGAGCTACACCCAACTTTAAACACTTGCCAGTGTGTTGTCTCTTGTGGCGATGTCGATGGTCTAAGCGATCAAGATCTTCAAAAATACCTACACGATCAAGGCGTTGTTAAAGTTTACCGGTTCGTGAGAAAGTCTGCTGGAAAAACAACTCCCACCAACTCGATGGTACTTACAGTTAATGGATCCGTCCCTCCTCCATTCATTTACTTTGGCTTTCTTCGTGTGGCTACCCGCCCGTATTACCCTCGTCCACTGATGTGCTACAAATGTGGACAATACGGACACTCAAAAAACAGATGCAAAAACGACCCCATATGCATAGATTGCGGCACGAATTGCGAACAAGACGAATGTCCCAATCCTCCTCAATGCATAAATTGCGGTGGAAATCATTCAGCAATAAACCGTTTGTGCCCCATCTACAAACAGGAGCAGGCCATCGTCAGACTGAAAGTTGACCTCGGACTCTCTCAGTCTGAGGCCACCAAAGAATATCGGAAGCAGATGAAACAACATCACGAAGCAAAGCAACTGACCCAATCCAGCACCATCGAAAACGATAATCGAATCCGGGAACTCGAAATCCTGGTTTCCCAACTACAAAGCGAACTGGCAAAGCATCGTGCAAGCGACAACGAATCAACTCTAATTGGCGACACTACAACTCAAGCATCTGAAGATTCTGGATCCGACTTGGAAAGTCCTATGATGACCCCCAGAAAAAACAACATCACCTCTACCCCCAAGCGATCCCGACAAAACAGTTCTATTGACAGCCCCTCAGAATCAACATACACGACTCACAAGAAAAAACCTAACCCCTTCCTGGCCCCTTCTACTAGTG TACATCCACGGGTAAGAAAACTCCCACCTCCAAAAAGTCCACCTATTTCGCTGTCCAATGGAACACCCGTGGCCTAA